The following proteins come from a genomic window of Lolium rigidum isolate FL_2022 chromosome 5, APGP_CSIRO_Lrig_0.1, whole genome shotgun sequence:
- the LOC124657704 gene encoding uncharacterized protein LOC124657704 isoform X2 has translation MAEHRRFDRRSQGCLEGLFNFLSLNQKLQMPKTIAHQKHGEINDNALRVKVPKPKRDTDKEETVLETKPNMFMWKTLLFRKKTHKKDQKKNDSHSNSHANLPSPSRLTRSSSPSSSRLTRSSSIHHSKCFDYVVPDDLASEYQRMNELSSNETGSSHRAQQSSHESPQGPVFQESCKPRDSINGKHILDAESPCQTLPEKVPSENEVSSKQKNLDDSTHQSKEFLDFLELFNAHRELFLKILHDPSLLVPPEQQDQEASSSHGVPMSKLESFPRPGGSSGKRNPIFDRSDSEKSRRAEIQRSPSRPKGDLEGAKVISARMPSGVEASTVSLVESRSLKKNGTTSNRFKAISKKIKDVVKDNRRELARITKDGVFHKMPYGQKMVELTKTASTKKFVQEEKQIRRSYSIAESVDKYSTLYDSISRESKSFQERPSTSTALEDGASLHVKKSPMHMKRIISLPEMQLYSPHRNALIEVPDSCTMPKTCNIEPAHSFSSKNGSTNIYTEGNYYLDDIYSEQNDGESAYLGSLEEDLRSILRTPSLSSFAQSFSHRRINSLPSFDRSFLQDHNYSFTEHSVADSEPTFEHMQLEDDEWLVKPSQLSGECAADSGDEEWLIRPLQPSSINVTDHEDEEWVIETPHLLGANAVEDEEWLVKPAQPFNADGLNSELRFLQENDTRSLRIYVNDKNEADFQYVKDILKKSGFSCGDADWYATNQPVSPVIFEEAECSSHDLDMASDEPHSIARRMLLFDIINEVLMHIYDSSLVNGPWHSRFDPRTRPIPMGSHVLEEVWANVSCYLSLQWKPNHTVDDVVAYDIMRKDNWMNLLYDVECVALDLEDLMLEDLLDDVVLQIVLISIDE, from the exons ATGGCAGAGCACAGGCGGTTCGACAGGCGGAGTCAAGGCTGCCTTGAGGGCCTGTTCAATTTCCTTTCCCTCAACCAAAAATTGCAAATGCCAAAAACGATCGCACATCAAAAGCATGGAGAAATAAATGACAATGCACTTA GAGTAAAAGTTCCGAAGCCCAAAAGGGACACAGATAAAGAAGAGACTGTTCTG GAGACTAAGCCCAACATGTTTATGTGGAAGACACTCTTGTTCAGGAAGAAAACACACAAGAAAGATCAAAAGAAGAATGACTCGCATTCCAACTCGCATGCCAACTTGCCATCACCATCACGTTTGACGCGCTCCagctcaccatcatcatcacgtTTGACACGCTCCAGCTCAATCCATCATTCAAAATGCTTTGATTACGTGGTTCCTGATGATTTGGCTTCCGAGTATCAGAGAATGAATGAACTGAGTTCCAACGAGACAGGCTCTAGTCATCGTGCACAACAGTCATCACATGAGAGCCCTCAAGGTCCTGTTTTTCAGGAGTCGTGCAAGCCTCGTGATAGCATAAATGGCAAGCATATATTGGATGCAGAATCACCATGCCAGACTCTACCGGAGAAAGTTCCTAGTGAAAATGAGGTCTCCTCTAAGCAGAAAAATCTTGATGATTCAACACATCAGTCGAAGGAGTTCTTGGATTTCCTTGAATTGTTCAATGCACACAGGGAACTATTTCTGAAGATTCTTCATGATCCTTCATTGCTAGTACCACCTGAACAGCAAGATCAAGAAGCTTCCTCAAGCCATGGGGTACCGATGAGTAAATTAGAATCATTCCCAAGACCAGGAGGATCATCAGGGAAGCGCAACCCAATATTTGATCGGAGTGATAGTGAGAAAAGTAGAAGGGCGGAAATTCAGAGGTCACCGTCAAGGCCTAAAGGTGACCTAGAAGGCGCAAAAGTCATCAGTGCAAGGATGCCTAGTGGCGTTGAGGCCTCAACAGTTTCTCTTGTAGAATCAAGAAGCCTAAAGAAAAATGGAACCACTTCCAATCGATTTAAAGCTATAAGTAAGAAGATCAAAGATGTCGTAAAGGATAACCGAAGAGAGCTTGCTAGGATTACAAAGGATGGAGTTTTTCATAAAATGCCCTATGGCCAAAAGATGGTTGAATTAACCAAGACCGCCTCCACGAAGAAATTTGTCCAGGAGGAGAAACAAATACGAAGATCATACTCTATTGCAGAATCAGTAGACAAGTACTCAACACTCTATGATTCGATATCGAGGGAATCAAAATCTTTTCAAGAAAGACCAAGCACTAGTACTGCACTGGAAGATGGTGCAAGCTTACATGTTAAGAAGTCACCGATGCACATGAAAAGAATAATTTCTCTTCCAGAAATGCAGTTATATTCACCTCATAGAAATGCTCTTATTGAAGTTCCAGATTCTTGTACTATGCCCAAGACTTGCAATATAGAACCTGCTCACTCTTTTTCAAGCAAAAATGGTTCTACTAATATCTACACAGAAGGAAATTATTACCTTGACGATATTTATAGTGAGCAAAATGATGGAG AAAGTGCTTACCTTGGCTCCCTAGAAGAGGATTTACGCAGCATTCTTCGAACTCCCAGTTTATCTTCATTTGCTCAGTCTTTCTCCCATCGACGTATCAACAGTTTGCCTTCTTTTGACCGGTCTTTTTTGCAAGATCACAACTATAGTTTTACCGAGCATTCTGTAGCAG ATTCAGAGCCGACATTTGAACACATGCAACTTGAGGATGATGAGTGGTTGGTCAAGCCATCACAGCTTTCAGGAGAATGTGCTGCCGATTCCGGGGATGAGGAGTGGCTAATTAGACCACTGCAGCCCTCAAGCATCAATGTTACAGATCATGAGGATGAAGAGTGGGTGATCGAGACACCACATCTGCTAGGTGCAAATGCTGTCGAGGATGAAGAGTGGTTGGTCAAGCCAGCGCAACCCTTTAATGCTGATGGTTTGAATTCAGAGCTCCGCTTTTTACAGGAAAATGATACAAGGTCCTTGCGTATTTACGTCAATGACAAGAATGAGGCTGATTTCCAGTACGTGAAGGACATCCTCAAGAAATCCGGGTTTAGCTGTGGCGACGCTGATTGGTATGCAACCAACCAGCCAGTCAGTCCAGTCATCTTCGAGGAGGCAGAATGCTCATCTCACGATCTTGATATGGCCAGCGACGAGCCTCACAGCATCGCAAGGCGTATGCTCCTGTTCGATATCATCAACGAAGTACTGATGCACATCTACGACTCTTCCCTGGTCAATGGCCCATGGCATTCGCGCTTTGATCCACGAACCAGGCCGATACCCATGGGGTCCCACGTCCTAGAGGAGGTGTGGGCAAACGTTAGCTGCTACCTAAGCCTGCAGTGGAAGCCGAACCACACAGTGGATGACGTTGTGGCGTATGATATCATGCGGAAGGATAACTGGATGAATCTGTTGTACGACGTGGAGTGTGTCGCGCTAGACCTGGAGGATCTGATGCTGGAGGACCTTCTGGATGATGTTGTACTTCAGATAGTGTTAATATCTATCGACGAATGA
- the LOC124657704 gene encoding uncharacterized protein LOC124657704 isoform X1, with protein sequence MAEHRRFDRRSQGCLEGLFNFLSLNQKLQMPKTIAHQKHGEINDNALRVKVPKPKRDTDKEETVLKETKPNMFMWKTLLFRKKTHKKDQKKNDSHSNSHANLPSPSRLTRSSSPSSSRLTRSSSIHHSKCFDYVVPDDLASEYQRMNELSSNETGSSHRAQQSSHESPQGPVFQESCKPRDSINGKHILDAESPCQTLPEKVPSENEVSSKQKNLDDSTHQSKEFLDFLELFNAHRELFLKILHDPSLLVPPEQQDQEASSSHGVPMSKLESFPRPGGSSGKRNPIFDRSDSEKSRRAEIQRSPSRPKGDLEGAKVISARMPSGVEASTVSLVESRSLKKNGTTSNRFKAISKKIKDVVKDNRRELARITKDGVFHKMPYGQKMVELTKTASTKKFVQEEKQIRRSYSIAESVDKYSTLYDSISRESKSFQERPSTSTALEDGASLHVKKSPMHMKRIISLPEMQLYSPHRNALIEVPDSCTMPKTCNIEPAHSFSSKNGSTNIYTEGNYYLDDIYSEQNDGESAYLGSLEEDLRSILRTPSLSSFAQSFSHRRINSLPSFDRSFLQDHNYSFTEHSVADSEPTFEHMQLEDDEWLVKPSQLSGECAADSGDEEWLIRPLQPSSINVTDHEDEEWVIETPHLLGANAVEDEEWLVKPAQPFNADGLNSELRFLQENDTRSLRIYVNDKNEADFQYVKDILKKSGFSCGDADWYATNQPVSPVIFEEAECSSHDLDMASDEPHSIARRMLLFDIINEVLMHIYDSSLVNGPWHSRFDPRTRPIPMGSHVLEEVWANVSCYLSLQWKPNHTVDDVVAYDIMRKDNWMNLLYDVECVALDLEDLMLEDLLDDVVLQIVLISIDE encoded by the exons ATGGCAGAGCACAGGCGGTTCGACAGGCGGAGTCAAGGCTGCCTTGAGGGCCTGTTCAATTTCCTTTCCCTCAACCAAAAATTGCAAATGCCAAAAACGATCGCACATCAAAAGCATGGAGAAATAAATGACAATGCACTTA GAGTAAAAGTTCCGAAGCCCAAAAGGGACACAGATAAAGAAGAGACTGTTCTG AAGGAGACTAAGCCCAACATGTTTATGTGGAAGACACTCTTGTTCAGGAAGAAAACACACAAGAAAGATCAAAAGAAGAATGACTCGCATTCCAACTCGCATGCCAACTTGCCATCACCATCACGTTTGACGCGCTCCagctcaccatcatcatcacgtTTGACACGCTCCAGCTCAATCCATCATTCAAAATGCTTTGATTACGTGGTTCCTGATGATTTGGCTTCCGAGTATCAGAGAATGAATGAACTGAGTTCCAACGAGACAGGCTCTAGTCATCGTGCACAACAGTCATCACATGAGAGCCCTCAAGGTCCTGTTTTTCAGGAGTCGTGCAAGCCTCGTGATAGCATAAATGGCAAGCATATATTGGATGCAGAATCACCATGCCAGACTCTACCGGAGAAAGTTCCTAGTGAAAATGAGGTCTCCTCTAAGCAGAAAAATCTTGATGATTCAACACATCAGTCGAAGGAGTTCTTGGATTTCCTTGAATTGTTCAATGCACACAGGGAACTATTTCTGAAGATTCTTCATGATCCTTCATTGCTAGTACCACCTGAACAGCAAGATCAAGAAGCTTCCTCAAGCCATGGGGTACCGATGAGTAAATTAGAATCATTCCCAAGACCAGGAGGATCATCAGGGAAGCGCAACCCAATATTTGATCGGAGTGATAGTGAGAAAAGTAGAAGGGCGGAAATTCAGAGGTCACCGTCAAGGCCTAAAGGTGACCTAGAAGGCGCAAAAGTCATCAGTGCAAGGATGCCTAGTGGCGTTGAGGCCTCAACAGTTTCTCTTGTAGAATCAAGAAGCCTAAAGAAAAATGGAACCACTTCCAATCGATTTAAAGCTATAAGTAAGAAGATCAAAGATGTCGTAAAGGATAACCGAAGAGAGCTTGCTAGGATTACAAAGGATGGAGTTTTTCATAAAATGCCCTATGGCCAAAAGATGGTTGAATTAACCAAGACCGCCTCCACGAAGAAATTTGTCCAGGAGGAGAAACAAATACGAAGATCATACTCTATTGCAGAATCAGTAGACAAGTACTCAACACTCTATGATTCGATATCGAGGGAATCAAAATCTTTTCAAGAAAGACCAAGCACTAGTACTGCACTGGAAGATGGTGCAAGCTTACATGTTAAGAAGTCACCGATGCACATGAAAAGAATAATTTCTCTTCCAGAAATGCAGTTATATTCACCTCATAGAAATGCTCTTATTGAAGTTCCAGATTCTTGTACTATGCCCAAGACTTGCAATATAGAACCTGCTCACTCTTTTTCAAGCAAAAATGGTTCTACTAATATCTACACAGAAGGAAATTATTACCTTGACGATATTTATAGTGAGCAAAATGATGGAG AAAGTGCTTACCTTGGCTCCCTAGAAGAGGATTTACGCAGCATTCTTCGAACTCCCAGTTTATCTTCATTTGCTCAGTCTTTCTCCCATCGACGTATCAACAGTTTGCCTTCTTTTGACCGGTCTTTTTTGCAAGATCACAACTATAGTTTTACCGAGCATTCTGTAGCAG ATTCAGAGCCGACATTTGAACACATGCAACTTGAGGATGATGAGTGGTTGGTCAAGCCATCACAGCTTTCAGGAGAATGTGCTGCCGATTCCGGGGATGAGGAGTGGCTAATTAGACCACTGCAGCCCTCAAGCATCAATGTTACAGATCATGAGGATGAAGAGTGGGTGATCGAGACACCACATCTGCTAGGTGCAAATGCTGTCGAGGATGAAGAGTGGTTGGTCAAGCCAGCGCAACCCTTTAATGCTGATGGTTTGAATTCAGAGCTCCGCTTTTTACAGGAAAATGATACAAGGTCCTTGCGTATTTACGTCAATGACAAGAATGAGGCTGATTTCCAGTACGTGAAGGACATCCTCAAGAAATCCGGGTTTAGCTGTGGCGACGCTGATTGGTATGCAACCAACCAGCCAGTCAGTCCAGTCATCTTCGAGGAGGCAGAATGCTCATCTCACGATCTTGATATGGCCAGCGACGAGCCTCACAGCATCGCAAGGCGTATGCTCCTGTTCGATATCATCAACGAAGTACTGATGCACATCTACGACTCTTCCCTGGTCAATGGCCCATGGCATTCGCGCTTTGATCCACGAACCAGGCCGATACCCATGGGGTCCCACGTCCTAGAGGAGGTGTGGGCAAACGTTAGCTGCTACCTAAGCCTGCAGTGGAAGCCGAACCACACAGTGGATGACGTTGTGGCGTATGATATCATGCGGAAGGATAACTGGATGAATCTGTTGTACGACGTGGAGTGTGTCGCGCTAGACCTGGAGGATCTGATGCTGGAGGACCTTCTGGATGATGTTGTACTTCAGATAGTGTTAATATCTATCGACGAATGA
- the LOC124657704 gene encoding uncharacterized protein LOC124657704 isoform X3, with product MFMWKTLLFRKKTHKKDQKKNDSHSNSHANLPSPSRLTRSSSPSSSRLTRSSSIHHSKCFDYVVPDDLASEYQRMNELSSNETGSSHRAQQSSHESPQGPVFQESCKPRDSINGKHILDAESPCQTLPEKVPSENEVSSKQKNLDDSTHQSKEFLDFLELFNAHRELFLKILHDPSLLVPPEQQDQEASSSHGVPMSKLESFPRPGGSSGKRNPIFDRSDSEKSRRAEIQRSPSRPKGDLEGAKVISARMPSGVEASTVSLVESRSLKKNGTTSNRFKAISKKIKDVVKDNRRELARITKDGVFHKMPYGQKMVELTKTASTKKFVQEEKQIRRSYSIAESVDKYSTLYDSISRESKSFQERPSTSTALEDGASLHVKKSPMHMKRIISLPEMQLYSPHRNALIEVPDSCTMPKTCNIEPAHSFSSKNGSTNIYTEGNYYLDDIYSEQNDGESAYLGSLEEDLRSILRTPSLSSFAQSFSHRRINSLPSFDRSFLQDHNYSFTEHSVADSEPTFEHMQLEDDEWLVKPSQLSGECAADSGDEEWLIRPLQPSSINVTDHEDEEWVIETPHLLGANAVEDEEWLVKPAQPFNADGLNSELRFLQENDTRSLRIYVNDKNEADFQYVKDILKKSGFSCGDADWYATNQPVSPVIFEEAECSSHDLDMASDEPHSIARRMLLFDIINEVLMHIYDSSLVNGPWHSRFDPRTRPIPMGSHVLEEVWANVSCYLSLQWKPNHTVDDVVAYDIMRKDNWMNLLYDVECVALDLEDLMLEDLLDDVVLQIVLISIDE from the exons ATGTTTATGTGGAAGACACTCTTGTTCAGGAAGAAAACACACAAGAAAGATCAAAAGAAGAATGACTCGCATTCCAACTCGCATGCCAACTTGCCATCACCATCACGTTTGACGCGCTCCagctcaccatcatcatcacgtTTGACACGCTCCAGCTCAATCCATCATTCAAAATGCTTTGATTACGTGGTTCCTGATGATTTGGCTTCCGAGTATCAGAGAATGAATGAACTGAGTTCCAACGAGACAGGCTCTAGTCATCGTGCACAACAGTCATCACATGAGAGCCCTCAAGGTCCTGTTTTTCAGGAGTCGTGCAAGCCTCGTGATAGCATAAATGGCAAGCATATATTGGATGCAGAATCACCATGCCAGACTCTACCGGAGAAAGTTCCTAGTGAAAATGAGGTCTCCTCTAAGCAGAAAAATCTTGATGATTCAACACATCAGTCGAAGGAGTTCTTGGATTTCCTTGAATTGTTCAATGCACACAGGGAACTATTTCTGAAGATTCTTCATGATCCTTCATTGCTAGTACCACCTGAACAGCAAGATCAAGAAGCTTCCTCAAGCCATGGGGTACCGATGAGTAAATTAGAATCATTCCCAAGACCAGGAGGATCATCAGGGAAGCGCAACCCAATATTTGATCGGAGTGATAGTGAGAAAAGTAGAAGGGCGGAAATTCAGAGGTCACCGTCAAGGCCTAAAGGTGACCTAGAAGGCGCAAAAGTCATCAGTGCAAGGATGCCTAGTGGCGTTGAGGCCTCAACAGTTTCTCTTGTAGAATCAAGAAGCCTAAAGAAAAATGGAACCACTTCCAATCGATTTAAAGCTATAAGTAAGAAGATCAAAGATGTCGTAAAGGATAACCGAAGAGAGCTTGCTAGGATTACAAAGGATGGAGTTTTTCATAAAATGCCCTATGGCCAAAAGATGGTTGAATTAACCAAGACCGCCTCCACGAAGAAATTTGTCCAGGAGGAGAAACAAATACGAAGATCATACTCTATTGCAGAATCAGTAGACAAGTACTCAACACTCTATGATTCGATATCGAGGGAATCAAAATCTTTTCAAGAAAGACCAAGCACTAGTACTGCACTGGAAGATGGTGCAAGCTTACATGTTAAGAAGTCACCGATGCACATGAAAAGAATAATTTCTCTTCCAGAAATGCAGTTATATTCACCTCATAGAAATGCTCTTATTGAAGTTCCAGATTCTTGTACTATGCCCAAGACTTGCAATATAGAACCTGCTCACTCTTTTTCAAGCAAAAATGGTTCTACTAATATCTACACAGAAGGAAATTATTACCTTGACGATATTTATAGTGAGCAAAATGATGGAG AAAGTGCTTACCTTGGCTCCCTAGAAGAGGATTTACGCAGCATTCTTCGAACTCCCAGTTTATCTTCATTTGCTCAGTCTTTCTCCCATCGACGTATCAACAGTTTGCCTTCTTTTGACCGGTCTTTTTTGCAAGATCACAACTATAGTTTTACCGAGCATTCTGTAGCAG ATTCAGAGCCGACATTTGAACACATGCAACTTGAGGATGATGAGTGGTTGGTCAAGCCATCACAGCTTTCAGGAGAATGTGCTGCCGATTCCGGGGATGAGGAGTGGCTAATTAGACCACTGCAGCCCTCAAGCATCAATGTTACAGATCATGAGGATGAAGAGTGGGTGATCGAGACACCACATCTGCTAGGTGCAAATGCTGTCGAGGATGAAGAGTGGTTGGTCAAGCCAGCGCAACCCTTTAATGCTGATGGTTTGAATTCAGAGCTCCGCTTTTTACAGGAAAATGATACAAGGTCCTTGCGTATTTACGTCAATGACAAGAATGAGGCTGATTTCCAGTACGTGAAGGACATCCTCAAGAAATCCGGGTTTAGCTGTGGCGACGCTGATTGGTATGCAACCAACCAGCCAGTCAGTCCAGTCATCTTCGAGGAGGCAGAATGCTCATCTCACGATCTTGATATGGCCAGCGACGAGCCTCACAGCATCGCAAGGCGTATGCTCCTGTTCGATATCATCAACGAAGTACTGATGCACATCTACGACTCTTCCCTGGTCAATGGCCCATGGCATTCGCGCTTTGATCCACGAACCAGGCCGATACCCATGGGGTCCCACGTCCTAGAGGAGGTGTGGGCAAACGTTAGCTGCTACCTAAGCCTGCAGTGGAAGCCGAACCACACAGTGGATGACGTTGTGGCGTATGATATCATGCGGAAGGATAACTGGATGAATCTGTTGTACGACGTGGAGTGTGTCGCGCTAGACCTGGAGGATCTGATGCTGGAGGACCTTCTGGATGATGTTGTACTTCAGATAGTGTTAATATCTATCGACGAATGA